The Panicum virgatum strain AP13 chromosome 3N, P.virgatum_v5, whole genome shotgun sequence genome includes the window TGAAACACTTATACTATATATAAAAATAGTAAAGTCAAtcaccggtccctaaacttgtgtcGTTGTGTCATCACGGTCCCTAAATTCTCAAATCGACCATTCAGGTCCTCAGACTTGTCCATCTGTGTTATCTCGGTCCATAAACATGTTCCgctgtgtcatcccggtccctaaactagAAAATCTACGTCCTCAAATTTGTTCAATCACGTCATTTCAGTCCCTAAACTTGATTTTGAGACTCATATGGGTTCAAACAAGCCGACCTAAAATCTATATATCAAAAagtaattcataactttttcttATGAACTTGAATGAAAATAAACTGTATATCAAAATAGTAGCCCTCGATGTAATCtacaattttgtagttgaaataTCTTTGAATTAAAACTGTTTAGAGTCTCAAAATATTGTTGCAAGTttatagattttgaaatttaaaagttaaaattaaattttggggctctaaacaattttagttcaaaaacttttcaattgcaaagttgtagatcgcgTCGAGagatacaattttgatataaagtttgtttTCATTCGAGTTCATATGAAAAaagttataaattattttttgatataAAGATTTTAGATCGTCTGGTTTAGATTTAAATGAGACTCAAAACCAAATTTAGAGACTGGGATAACACGACTGGACAAGTTTGAGAATCTAAACAGATGGTTTATAAGTCTAGGGACTGGAACGACACAACCAAATAAGTTTGAGGATCTAAACGGTCGATTtgtgagtttagggaccgggatgacatAGTCGAACAAATTTAGTGACCGGTGACGCATTTTACTTCTATAAAAATATTCTCAACTTTCACCAAGCCGGCGTCGGGACACGAGTTGGCCCGCGAGCCACATCCTCGCTCCACTCTCCTGGCTCTCTCCCTCCAGATAAGGCTATAAAATCCAGCGAGCTAATCCTCTCCCGCtgtcccctcccctcccgcctCCGCTTCCCCTCCCCtcggcgacgaggaggcgcggccccgccaccaccggaccggccggcggcgtggtgtGTGCCACCAGGTGACGTCCCTTGCCCGCCCACCTTCGCCGCGCGCGCAATGTGTTCGCGGATATGCCTGCCTGTCCCGGTGCCGTGCGCGTGTCACAGCCAGCCGTGCCTCCCGCGCTCTCCTGCTCCTGTCGGAGGCTCTCGCATGCGACCCCTGCTCCGTACCCGCGGGCGCTTGGCTCTACCGGTAGGTAGTAGTACCTTCGTTCGCGCGAGGGCGGCCAGAGACCGAGCAGGGAGGCGCCGGCATTTCCTTACATGCGCACttccacggcggtggcggcggcattgGTGGCCTCTCCGCAACCCCGCTAATTTACACTGTGCTCTCCGTGCATATGAAGTCTCTAGCCCTCTCAACCGCTGCTGCCCTTGAGTGCTAGCGCGCTGACCCATTTCCGCTGATGTAGTTGCCACTTTGTCTAACGGGCttacaaaaagaagaaaaatctgTGTTCCCGTGCAAAATTAATGCGTGACAACTCTGCGTCAGCTTGGaggcaggggcgaagctagagctGAATCGAGGGGGTGCTCCGTCCATGGTTCTGCTGTTAGCTCTCTAATTTATAGAGTGAAAATTTGATGATTAACATTAAGTTTTCATTTCGATGTGGGTGCCCGGGCACCCCCTGCAACCAacgtagctccgcccctgcttgGAGGTCAACATTGAAGTTCAGTGATGACCGAGGCTGTTCGATTTGAGCTTTGGGGTGCAAAATTTATGGTGTGGCAATCCCACTCTGTGGTAATATAGACATCTGGTCCCTGATTTGTTTGGCATTCAGATTGGAGCAGAAACATCTGCTTCTGCTCAACTGAGCGGAGATTCGTCTATAGCTTGCAAGACATCGCGTAGACGATCTTATTCACGGTTCAAAGCTTCAGAAGTGCTTGGTCTAACACTGCAATCTATCCACAATTGCTCTTTTGGCTGTGGGTTATTTTATTTCACTAGGTGATGTAGAGTGGCTCCAGTGTTGAGTTTTGACTTGCCCAGATAAATACAAGTTAGTTCTATTTAATAAATAGATCAATGGAGCCTTCTTTTTCTTGGAACGATTGAACATGCTTCCCCTGAAAATGATACTATTTTGCAATAGAATTGTGATGCCTTATGCTTAAAGCTTGCAACAGATACTCCTGCAACTTTTAGTTCTGATTTTGTATTTCCTTTTGGCAAATGTTGTAGTTGGCATGCCCTAGCAGTCTGTATGTTCTACAGTTTTTTTAAATCTATTTTGCTGGCATTAAGATCTCATTGCTTTTTTTTAATCTATTTTTCTGGCATTAAGATCTCATTGCTTTTTATCTAAAGAGCTTTCTCTGCTGCACAGGTTTTGAAGGAATCAGGGGTTTGATATAGTTGCGGGATACTTAATTCCCTTGATTCAAAATGACGCCAGTGATTCATTGTTCTGTCGGCAATATTAGCCTGTTTCACATTGGAAGTATCAGGACCAACCGAGAAATCCAGATAAGAAGATTGCAGGGCTCAGCTAGGTATTCGAGGGTAGCATCACCATCACCTCGAAGACTGTTGCTGCCACAAACAGCATTCCACTTGATCAGTATTTACAAAAGAAGCTGGTCCTCAGCCCAGAGGCAAAGAACCTTGTCTGCTGCAACGGTGGGAACCAATGTCACAGTGGAGGATCAGAATTCATCCTCTTCAGGAGAAACTTCCGATGAAAACTTTGAGGCTGCACCTGATGCTGTTGAAGCAAGTGAGCAGGCTGAGGCTAGCACGGACCAAGCTTCTTCTGCCCGTAAATTAGGACGCAACATACGGAAGAGTGAGATGCCTCCACTGACTGATGAGGATCTAGTTCCTGGTGCATCTTTTACTGGGAAGGTGAGGTCTATTAAACCATTCGGAGTTTTTGTTGACATCGGAGCATTCACGGAAGGCCTTGTCCATATCTCCCGAGTAAGTGATGGGTTTGTAAAAGATATATCTTCCCTCTTCACTGTTGGACAAGAGGTTTCAGTAAAATTGCTTGAAGCAAATAAGGAAACAGGGCGCATCTCTCTTACCATGCGGGAAGGTGATGACTATGTCAAGCCAAAAAAGGAAGCACCTAAGGCTACAACTGGTGGGCGGAGTGCCACTGCGACTCCCAGAAGCTCACCTAGGCAAACAAAGGAAAGGCAGGAAGCCAAGGCAACAAGCGAGTCAAAATATGCACCAGGGCAATCTCTGAATGGCACTGTGAAAAGTACAACAAGAGCTGGGACATTTGTTACACTACCTGATGGGAGTGAAGGGTTCCTTCCCAGAGAAGAGGAAGCAGTTGCATTGTTTACCCTTATTGGGCAATCCGCAATGGAAGTTGGTAAACAAATAAGGGTTAAAGTATTGAATGTAGCACAAGGTCAGGCCACTTTGACAATGAAAGACgtggaagatgatgaagatgatttgCAAACACTGAACACGGAGCTTAAGCGTGACTGGTCCAGAGGAACTAATGCATTTGAGTTGGCTTTCCATAGGAACAAGGAGATCTCTGCATTCTTGGCTCAGagggaaaagacaaaagtcccgGAAGTACAAGCAGCTGCTGGAGTAGCAGTAGTTGAAGCTGATAGTTCAGCTTCTGCAACAGAAACTGAAGGAAAAGAGGAGGTTAGCTCTTCCGTAGAAGCTGCCACCACTAGTGTCGAGGAAGCTGCTCCGGTAGATGAGGAAAGTGGTGAAGAATTGAGCTCTGTGGCTGAAGTAGCAACTGATATTCCTGCCCCTGTATCTGAGGCCTCTTCTCAGGAGGGAATTGAGGATTCTACTTCTGTGGCAGACGCTGCTGATGACCAAACTGTAGAATCTGGAAGCGCACCTACAATTGGTGTTGAGCTGTCCTCCAATGGGGTCCCAGATAGCACTGGTGTGTCTTCAGTTTCAGAAACTGAGGATAAACCTGACGAGCCTGAAGAATCTTCAGCCGTAGAGGTTCCTGTAACTGCAAGTATCGGGTCAGTGGAGCCAGCTGCACCAGCTGAGGCAAGTGAGAAAACTGGTGcagaggttgctgctgctggagtcgaACAAGCAAGCACAACTACAGGTCTGTAGTAATCTTATGAGCGAGTCAGTGATGTTATCCCCTATCAAGGCTTTGACATGCAATAATCTGATAAGCCATGCCTTATCTGCAAAAGCCACTTGAAGGAGCAACCCTGCCTAATTTGATTAGGGGATGCTAGAATAGATTGCAACAAACCTGTTGAAGCTACTGTTTTTTTCCAATTACTTTTGCATATATCTTATGTTAATTTATTTGTCCCATTGTTTTTCATACATCAGTAAACTTCAAGGTTTTGAGTTCTACCCTTGATAGCCAAAAGGGTTGACCTGGTTGTTATGCTTTTGCTGTACAAGATCATAAACAATTCAATTTCACCTCACATTGTGCTGTATTATTTAGGTCAAGCATTTCTCCacatttttgaatattttttagTTGTGTGTCTACTGCATGCTTTGCTTAAACTTTTGTATATGATAAAAATATGTTACTTGTCTACTGATGCTTTAAACATAAACAAGGCTGACCTCCTGATGGTATATAAATAAAGTTCTGTAACTTGGCTAATTAATATGTTTCTTGAAATAAGTAACAACTTTGTCCAAATTTTTATTTCAGCCAATGTTTATTCTACAATGTGATTGTCGAACataattctcaaaatttttagtgCAAATTAAGAATGATACTAAAGTCTTGTATTTGAATTGTTACTTCCTTTAATCATTTTATTCTCCTTTGTCGACATGCGCTACCCTGCATTTTCCTTGGCAAAAGTTCACTGCACCTTCAATTTGTTGGCAAACTATTGCTAGGATGCACAAGAAAGATTTTGACATTCTTTTCTGCACTTGAGCAGCCACTATTTCTCCTTCCCTTGTGAAGCAATTGCGTGAAGCAACTGGAGCAGGCATGATGGACTGCAAAAAGGCTCTTGCAGAAACAGGGGGTGACATTGAGAAAGCGCAAGAATTCCTACGAAAGAAAGGGTTGGCAGCTGCTGACAAGAGGGCCGGCAGAGCGACTGCTGAGGGAAGAATTGGTTCTTACATACATGACAGCAGGATCGGGGTCCTTATTGAAGTGAATTGTGAGACCGACTTTGTATCCCGAGGTGACATCTTCAAAGAGTTAGTTGATGATCTTGCCATGCAAGTTGCTGCTTGCCCTCAAGTGCAGTACATCTCTATTGATGACGTCCCTGAGGAGGTTGTGAAGAAGGAGACAGACCTGGAGATGCAGAGGGAGGACCTCTTGTCAAAACCTGAGCAGATCCGGGCTAAGATTGTTGAAGGACGTGTAAAGAAGAGGCTTGGAGAATTTGCGTTGTTCGAACAGCCATTCATAAAGAATGACAAGGTCACAATAAGTGATTGGGTGAAGCAAACCATAGCTACAACTGGAGAGAACATGAAGGTTAAGAGATTTGCCCGGTACAATCTCGGTGAAGGGTTGGAGAAGAAAAGTCAGGATTTTGCTGCTGAAGTTGCAGCGCAGACAACAGCGAAGCCACCACCATCTGCTCCTCCAAAGGAGGACAAGCTTGCTGAAACGACAGAATCTGTTGAAAAGTAATCTCCCTCCTCATGCCTGAGTGTGCTTGTGTTTGTGATTGTGTGCACTACATGTGCCCCAGTATGTGTTTTAGGCATTTCTGCCTGAATTATATTATTATGCTTTTTAGAGGTAACACGGCTCACATTTTACATACATATTTCCAGGAAGCCAGCTGTTGCAGTTTCAGCTGCATTAGTAAAGCAACTCCGCGATGAAACTGGTGCTGGTATGATGGACTGCAAGAAAGCGCTGGCTGAGACCGGTGGTGACCTTCAGATGGCTCAGGAGTTCCTGAGGAAGAAGGGTCTCTCATCTGCAGACAAGAAATCATCTCGCCTAGCTGCTGAAGGCCTAATAGGCTCCTACATTCATGACAACCGTATCGGATGCATGATTGAGGTCAACTCCGAGACTGATTTTGTTGCTCGCAACGAGAAGTTCAAGGAGCTTGTGAATGACCTCGCAATGCAAGTGGTGGCCTGCCCACAGGTTGACTATGTCTCGGTGGAGGACATCCCAGAGAGCATCATCAGCAAGGAAAAGGATATTGAGATGCAGAGGGAAGACCTGCAGTCCAAACCTGAGAACATCAGGGAGAAGATTGTCGAAGGGCGGATAGCAAAGAGGCTCGGGGTGATGGCCCTCCTGGAGCAGCCCTATATCAAGGATGACAGCAAAACGGTGAAGGATCTTGTAAAGGAGACGATTGCCTCCCTCGGGGAGAACATCAAGGTGCGGAGGTTTATCCGGTACATCCTTGGCGAGGATTGATTGACAGCACAGTGACCTCAGTTACCGTCTTGACATGAGAGGTTGGGCACATTTTGATTCGACAAGGTGCATAGCTGTTGTTAGTTTGTACTCAGTTCCATCTGTAATTTTGTATCACCTGTCACTACTCCTGTTCAAAAGAAAACTTCTTAGCACTCCTCTGTAGATTACAAGAGTGGTCAGTATGTCCATCAAAGCATTACAACAACATTACGGCAAATTAAATCTTGTATCTTTTTCGGTGGTTTGTTTCAAAGTTCTTGCCCAATCCTATAGCATCAATAAAAAAATGTAATATTGATGCTAACGGATATTACAAGCAAATGAGGGACTTCTACACTGAAAATGGAAGGCATAAAAAAATGAAGCTGAAGTATTATGGGTGGGTGGGTAGTGTCTACGGGCGGATTGATTGTCATTAGAATGCTTTgggatattttttttctatctttAGGCTGTGTGCATACCACTAAGCAGAGGCAGGGAATATTTTTCAAGACTTTGTATCAACTCGTTGTAATGCTCTTGAAATTTAGTAAAGCTTCCTTATCGAAAAAATCAGGAAAATGAAGCTTGAAGATGTCTTGACAAAGTATTCAGGGTAGGGAAAGAACGACCTTATGCTGCGTCTTCTATTGCAAGAGGCTAGACACAGTCTGATGGGCACTCAGGGCTAATGTTACAGTATGATGTACAAAGGCTCAACAGTATCCCTACGATTTACATGCTACAAACAAGACGTATCTTTCTGAGCAGAGATCTTATCTGTCTCTACATGCTCATCTGAGTTACAGGAGCTACTTCATCCAGCTCCGCTCAATGAATCAGCACACTCTTGTCACAGTTACAAGGTCGAGCCCATCAATCCAACAGCAGCTCGGGGAGAAGATTGCCCACCAAGCGACACCGAAGCAAGAGATGACGCCCAGACCCTAGAATTCTTAGCTCCAGCCACGAGCCTCAACTTGCTCCACATCTTCCTCACATCCACAGCATGGGGCACACATTCAAGCAGCTGGTTCAATTTGGCAAGGATTCCAAGGTTGATTTGCTGAAAGTACTGGGTCCAGAAACCTTTGATGAGAGCGAAGAACTTtgggaagaagaacaagaatatCCTCAGGCAAATAAATAGGATACTGAATGCTAGGTAGGGTTCTCGTTTCACTGCTTCACTAATAGAGCTGTTCCAAAGCTTAGCGTAATGTGTGCTCTGAGCTGCGCTCCACTTCCGAGGACCAATATATGCAACTGGTTCCTGGCCTGCATGAAACCAACTCTTCCTTGAGTAAAGTAACATAAATTGGTTTGTTCTTTTCCACCAAtattattcaaatttttttaattgTTATAAGTTATAACTAATAGTAGTGCACCATGTAACGATCATAATGTGATATTATGGTAGCTGCAACAATACATTAGGCATAATTCATACCATTTCTTTAAAGAAGGAACAGCGAATACACAACATACACAGAGTACACACTCGCGCACGCAGAAAAGCGAATGCACAAcatacacacaaacacacatacATGCGTGGACACATACACACGCACGCATGAGAGAGCAGACACGTGCGCTAGCGCACACACGCAGACCGCCCCCAAAATCTAAGCGTAATTGCGTGATGTAACTAGTGTTTGGTATAACAACATATATTGGCTTTGGCTTATTGCATaattagagtatattagggatatctctatattaggtagattaggattgtatccgtatcctaccatatctgtaggagaggcttcttgccctccaagtcatgtacccctATATATTCAATCCCAAGGCTCAGGCTAATATAATCCATCAATTACACCAATCTTATtattctacatggtatcacgagattaGGGTCTGAGATCCTAGGTTAATCTTCCGCTGCCCCTCTCGCACCCTGCCCTCCGCGTGCCGCCGGCCGTCCTCTACGGCGCACCTCTAGAGCGCCCCCTCGACGGCCTCCtagcgcgcccccggggaggttgcccatgacctccgccgggggcagcgccctccatCGCGGCGGATCGAGTTAATCCGCCGCCTTTAGACTCTCCGGTAGCAGCACATCGTCACGTACCTCGCCATCCGCCGTGGGAACTGCCGACGGCGACCTTGACCAGTGCTGCCGTGGTGGTAGCTGTGGTCAACCGCGGCGCACGCGTCCTTCCCTGCACTGCCGTGGTGGCAGATCGGGCTTCCGCGCGCGCCCTCCTCCAGCCGTCGACAGGTCCCGTGGCGGCGCCGACCCTCCATCCCGTCTATCCCGGCAGGGATCCGCCCCCGCCTCGGCATCCGCGGCCCCTCCGGGCGTGGAGCCACCCGGCACCAACCTGGTGGACTCCTTTTGCGCCCGACGGGAACTGCGCCGCTCGCCACCCACGCCGGCCGGGACCCGCGACCCCGACCGCCGGACGCCCGGGACCCGCGACCCCGACCGCCGAACGCCTGGGACCCGCGACCCCGACCACTGGACACCTTCGCCGCCCAGTCCATCGCCGTCGCTGGGCACCTACCCATCGAGCTTCTGCCTTCTCTGTTTCAGTCTCTCTGACCGACGGGTGAGAGAAGGACAGAGAGGGGTGAGGTGCCTGTGCTACGCGCACCCCGAGGTCCTACACgagatgctgctgctgatttttttttggtgaTTTCTCTGATTTTTTACTCGATCACTGATCGAGATTGCGTCGCCCACCGCCCATCGACCGCATGCCTCTTCTTCGACATCATCACCGGCTGTTCTTCTTCAACACCCGTGTCGCCCGGGCTGGCGTGCGGTGCGCGTCGGTGCACCACCCGCAGCACCGCCAGGCCCCTCCGCGACACGGTCTCCAAGCCGATCGTCCCCGACTTCTCTGCCATGTTTCTGATCTGCGCGGCATCGTCGTCTGTCGTCTCGTGTGTGCACCCTCGGTCTGA containing:
- the LOC120666397 gene encoding polyprotein of EF-Ts, chloroplastic-like, with the protein product MTPVIHCSVGNISLFHIGSIRTNREIQIRRLQGSARYSRVASPSPRRLLLPQTAFHLISIYKRSWSSAQRQRTLSAATVGTNVTVEDQNSSSSGETSDENFEAAPDAVEASEQAEASTDQASSARKLGRNIRKSEMPPLTDEDLVPGASFTGKVRSIKPFGVFVDIGAFTEGLVHISRVSDGFVKDISSLFTVGQEVSVKLLEANKETGRISLTMREGDDYVKPKKEAPKATTGGRSATATPRSSPRQTKERQEAKATSESKYAPGQSLNGTVKSTTRAGTFVTLPDGSEGFLPREEEAVALFTLIGQSAMEVGKQIRVKVLNVAQGQATLTMKDVEDDEDDLQTLNTELKRDWSRGTNAFELAFHRNKEISAFLAQREKTKVPEVQAAAGVAVVEADSSASATETEGKEEVSSSVEAATTSVEEAAPVDEESGEELSSVAEVATDIPAPVSEASSQEGIEDSTSVADAADDQTVESGSAPTIGVELSSNGVPDSTGVSSVSETEDKPDEPEESSAVEVPVTASIGSVEPAAPAEASEKTGAEVAAAGVEQASTTTATISPSLVKQLREATGAGMMDCKKALAETGGDIEKAQEFLRKKGLAAADKRAGRATAEGRIGSYIHDSRIGVLIEVNCETDFVSRGDIFKELVDDLAMQVAACPQVQYISIDDVPEEVVKKETDLEMQREDLLSKPEQIRAKIVEGRVKKRLGEFALFEQPFIKNDKVTISDWVKQTIATTGENMKVKRFARYNLGEGLEKKSQDFAAEVAAQTTAKPPPSAPPKEDKLAETTESVEKKPAVAVSAALVKQLRDETGAGMMDCKKALAETGGDLQMAQEFLRKKGLSSADKKSSRLAAEGLIGSYIHDNRIGCMIEVNSETDFVARNEKFKELVNDLAMQVVACPQVDYVSVEDIPESIISKEKDIEMQREDLQSKPENIREKIVEGRIAKRLGVMALLEQPYIKDDSKTVKDLVKETIASLGENIKVRRFIRYILGED